The Fusarium falciforme chromosome 8, complete sequence region CCGCTGGTGGCTGTTTATCGGCGCTTAGAGGCGACGGTGCATTGGTTGATGATTCGCGTGGGTATTGAAGATCTGCGGGCTGGAATACTTGGAGggattctttttttataaaaagcaaGACTGAAGCTCACCGAAACATGCTCAAATAAAGCAATGTTCATGCAACTGTCAGATTTCATGAAGCAAACATCGTTGGCACACCTGAACATCACGAGCTATGGTCTCACTTCACCACGATCGTTACGAACGTCTCGTACCCGAGGATACCACACTCCCCCTTCATCAGCTCTGTCCAAGATGCGACAAACTCACAAGCGAGTCTCAGCTCCTGAAGGATATGGCTGAAGAAGTTGGGATTATAGCTGGGACGACCGAAACTGTCCATTTTTGCGCTGCGGATGAGCTGAAATCTGGTTACTTGAGTGGCTGTCACCTCTGCGCGCTGTTATGGACCAATTGCATGGGTGACCTGTTGAAAAACAACTTCAGTTGTCCGCATAATCCAAAGGAACGCCTCATGCTTAACATTCATGCGAGGGATTTGGGTCCGCCAGCGCACGCAGGGACAGAAACATCTGGTCAAGGTCGCCAAATGTGGGTGATCAGCGTAGTTAGAAAGACACGAAAGCTCACCAACGATAGGGGAAGGTTTGGCACGGTTGTCATGTTCTTCGCAGCTGTTCGTGAGCACGAGGATCTACTCAAGAAGCCTGGAGGGCGCAGTGAGATATATGTCCTTCCGCCTTCCTGTGAGTGTTTTGTGCCAAAGCTGGAATCCTGCTAACTCAAGCTTAGACCCAAAACTCAACGAGAGAACGCTGGACTGGGATTCCGTCACCATCTCATCCAAAAGtgaggctgggctggcacAAGTCAAGAGTTGGTTCGACAGCTGTGCTAATGGCCACACAAAGTGTGGTAACTTTTCCCACTTGGTAGCTCAGAAGGGCGAACTACCCTCCCGCTTCCTTGATGTCAGTGGCGGGGCTATAAAACTAGAATGCAGACCATCTGTCCTCAAAGGTGTGCGATATACAACACTCAGTCACAGCTGGGGCAAGGATCCGTCGTTATGCCCCCAGCTCAAGCAAGCACTCCTGGAAAGCTTCAAAACCAGGATCCTAGAGCCTGGACTGCCCGCAAAGTATCTGGATGCAATTAGAATCACTAGGGATTTGGGCTTTCGGTACATCTGGATCGACTCATTGTGCATCATCCAAGACTCTGAGGAAGATTGGAAGAAGGAATCACTCAAGATGGCGTCTGTTTATGGACGGACGAGCTGCAACATATCATACATGTACCCCCCTCTCGACGAAGGACAGAAGAGGTTTCTACGCGATCCTCGGTTGGACCTGCCTTGCAAGATATGGCCCACGCTTTCGCAGACAAAGGGCAAGCAAAGTACTGGAAAGACATCCAAATATGTCCTGGTTCAAAACGCCCCTGGATGGATAGGCTCAAGCTGGGCATCCATGACACAAGACGACCTCTGGCCTCTACTATCTCGAGGGTGGGTATTTCAAGAACGAATTCTTTGTCCGCGAAACGTTTACTATGGAGGCCCTCGATTACTCTGGGAGTGTTGCGAAGGGGTCAAGGACGAACTACTTGGACAGCCAGTCAATGTGTCCAGATCAAAACAGGACTTTTACTCGATATTCTCGGGTTTTGAGACCATCCTCCATGGTGTTGACCAGTTTGAAACATTCAACGGTCAGTGGTATGGCCTGGTTCAAGAATACCGGCTAAGAGACCTCACATTCGAGAAAGATCGAGCCATAGCCTTTGCTGGGGTGGCCAAGGCCATACAGAACAAGACGAAACTCACTTATCTCGCTGGTATGTGGAAAGAATTTGCCGACCTACAACTATTGTGGTCCATTGATCACACTCCGGAAACAAGAGAGCTTTGTCGGAAGGAGTGGAAGAGCAGGCCGGATTATATCCCTTCCTGGTCTTGGTTTTCTGTTCCTCGAACTCCGGATCCTCTCTCAGAACGAGATGCCGTGAGCTTCCAGATCACCATGGAGATGTACACACAGCTGCGACATGCAACCTATCGGGCGCAAGTAGTATCATTCAATCATCCCAAGCTTGGATTCTGGCCTTGGAGAAACCAGGATGTTCTCTTCCATGACTTCCAAGGTCTCTCGATTACACTCAGAACACGAAAAGTACCAGCTACACTTCAGTGGGACGACGAGACTCTTCGGATCTTGCCATTTGGGCGTCATGAGCTGGGAGAATCTGCCTGGGATCCAAAGATAGCCATGGTATATGCGCATGACGATGTCGGTGTGACTCCTGGGTGTTCTCTTCCCGGCGATATATATATGatcttgttgttgaaggaaGCGTGGTATATGGGAGCCGGGAGAGAATACTCATATCAGCCTTCTGAGAAGCAAAAGCACGGCGACTATGGGAATGGAAGAACTGTGTGGCAGTACACGGGGCTTGCAGTAGTCCGTTCAGAGACCAACAatggaagaagctgctggaAGCGTCTCGggattttcttttttgcaGACAGGGTAACAGGCCTAAAAAATATCACAACGCCGTTCACGAAGGAGGGTATCAGGGACGAGGACGTGGTGTTGGTCTAGATGAACCTATGGGTTTGATGTACTTCCTTCATTTTCCTATTCTTAGTTAATCATATCTACAAAGAGGCCGTCAACCAGAAGATTAGACCATTTATTAATTGATTCCATCATTAAAATCCAATGCAGTAGTGCCGTACAAGACCGCAGTCTGGTGTTGCCATCGAAGCTTGAATGAAAGACAACTCAGCTCCTGCGTTGGTATTTCATAAATGGCCATGTATTCCCTTCTAGAAAACACCGCCACGTGAGTATCAATGAACATCCTATCCTCATTCGTGCAACCATGTTGCAAGATTAGGCCAGGTCTAATAGATGATCAGATACGCCGGTCGCATGGCTCGTGATGTATACACAACACGTTCATCCGTGTTGAACTGACTGTACGGCCCCGGCCTCGCGTAAACCTGCGTCCGTTAGAAGTGATCATTCTTTTACAATAAACTGACCGAGTCATATCCATGTGGAGGCTGTTGGAGATAAGGCATCTCGTGCTCTGTGACGTACGAATTCCCTAGCACGACTCGGCAGAGCATCAACGCATGGACATTGGAGGGTACTTTGTTAATGGCATATTTTGCAGCCCTGTTGAGGTGAGCGATAACATGGATAGCTGGACGATGCGCTTACTTGGACGTGCCGTAGGTTGAATAGAGGCCAGGACCCAGCCTGGTGCCATGGCTATTCAGGTCAGTCATTGAAGAAATAATATCGACATGGCTTACTATCCAGTACGTCGTTTGAGATCCAGATATGGCCTGAATCCTTCACGAAGCGCCTCACAAAGCTTACAATCACCGTTGTAGCACATTGTGACgttgccatcctcgccaaTAGTGCAAGCTCTCTCGGCACCACGGAACCGTTTCCGCTCGTTGCCTGCGTACTTGCCCATAGCGATAAAGTTTCCACGGCTCTCGATTTGGTCACTATGCTCAAATGAGATGTGACACATGTTTACTTGGAAGAGTCATACCGGTACGCCTCAAACTCATTACGAGACTCTCGGGTCCAGGTGACTAGGTAGATGGTCCGAATAAGTGGCGGGGTTCCGTTCCAACCTTCATAAAAGGCGGAAGCGGCTACAATTACTGAGCTTGAGAATACACAGCCAGAGATAGGGACATACCGTTGAGGTACATGACATGGTCACTTGGAATCTCAATCAGGCTTGGGGCATTATTGGCAGCGTTT contains the following coding sequences:
- a CDS encoding HET domain-containing protein, coding for MFFAAVREHEDLLKKPGGRSEIYVLPPSYPKLNERTLDWDSVTISSKSEAGLAQVKSWFDSCANGHTKCGNFSHLVAQKGELPSRFLDVSGGAIKLECRPSVLKGVRYTTLSHSWGKDPSLCPQLKQALLESFKTRILEPGLPAKYLDAIRITRDLGFRYIWIDSLCIIQDSEEDWKKESLKMASVYGRTSCNISYMYPPLDEGQKRFLRDPRLDLPCKIWPTLSQTKGKQSTGKTSKYVLVQNAPGWIGSSWASMTQDDLWPLLSRGWVFQERILCPRNVYYGGPRLLWECCEGVKDELLGQPVNVSRSKQDFYSIFSGFETILHGVDQFETFNGQWYGLVQEYRLRDLTFEKDRAIAFAGVAKAIQNKTKLTYLAGMWKEFADLQLLWSIDHTPETRELCRKEWKSRPDYIPSWSWFSVPRTPDPLSERDAVSFQITMEMYTQLRHATYRAQVVSFNHPKLGFWPWRNQDVLFHDFQGLSITLRTRKVPATLQWDDETLRILPFGRHELGESAWDPKIAMVYAHDDVGVTPGCSLPGDIYMILLLKEAWYMGAGREYSYQPSEKQKHGDYGNGRTVWQYTGLAVVRSETNNGRSCWKRLGIFFFADRVTGLKNITTPFTKEGIRDEDVVLV
- a CDS encoding PARP catalytic domain-containing protein, with protein sequence MSNVCLQCRYYPKDPAHTFCCKDCARNAANNAPSLIEIPSDHVMYLNAASAFYEGWNGTPPLIRTIYLVTWTRESRNEFEAYRDQIESRGNFIAMGKYAGNERKRFRGAERACTIGEDGNVTMCYNGDCKLCEALREGFRPYLDLKRRTGYHGTRLGPGLYSTYGTSKAAKYAINKVPSNVHALMLCRVVLGNSYVTEHEMPYLQQPPHGYDSVYARPGPYSQFNTDERVVYTSRAMRPAYLIIY